From one Thermodesulfobacteriota bacterium genomic stretch:
- a CDS encoding lysophospholipid acyltransferase family protein, with product MDGQDRANRTDIGAFIAWLAMKGAIGAASLMPLRVLFPSFRGLAAACRLLGIRRRVVRVNLRAAFGKEMPEPELDRIEKGCYAEYGRIVSEIVASDRLLRGKEERFELLGRDILDEAASGGRGLLILSGHIGNFVAGAHYTRTVGYRMAFIAKRIGNEYINREIEQVYGRHGNTIIAVRGFRNDPEAGAKVFRAMKQGSIVVALVDQDAGVEGTRTTFFGLPTYLPGGPVALACRGGIAVTTGFATREGGRISIDIQPPIDYSSAASLKEAVSAVLDEYSRRLEEKVRKHPEQYFWFHKKWKALPEILERYKGRG from the coding sequence ATGGACGGACAAGACCGGGCAAACCGGACGGACATCGGCGCTTTCATCGCCTGGCTTGCAATGAAGGGCGCCATCGGCGCGGCTTCGCTCATGCCGCTCCGGGTCCTGTTTCCCTCTTTCCGGGGGCTGGCCGCCGCCTGCCGCCTCCTCGGGATCCGCCGGCGCGTCGTGCGGGTGAACCTGCGCGCGGCCTTCGGCAAGGAGATGCCGGAGCCGGAGCTGGACCGGATCGAAAAGGGATGCTACGCCGAGTACGGACGGATTGTCTCCGAGATCGTCGCCTCCGACCGCCTGCTCCGGGGGAAGGAGGAGCGCTTCGAGCTCCTCGGGCGCGATATCCTCGACGAGGCGGCGAGCGGCGGAAGGGGGCTGCTGATCCTCTCGGGGCACATCGGGAACTTCGTGGCCGGCGCTCACTATACGCGAACCGTGGGGTACCGGATGGCGTTCATCGCCAAGCGGATCGGAAACGAGTACATCAACCGCGAGATCGAGCAGGTGTACGGCCGGCACGGCAATACGATCATCGCCGTCAGGGGGTTCCGCAACGACCCGGAGGCCGGAGCGAAAGTCTTCCGCGCCATGAAACAGGGAAGCATCGTGGTCGCCCTGGTGGACCAGGACGCCGGCGTGGAAGGGACCCGGACCACCTTCTTCGGGCTGCCGACGTACCTGCCGGGGGGCCCCGTGGCGCTGGCATGCCGCGGCGGCATCGCGGTCACCACCGGCTTCGCTACGCGTGAAGGGGGGCGCATAAGTATCGACATCCAGCCCCCGATAGATTATTCATCGGCGGCTTCCCTGAAAGAGGCGGTGAGCGCCGTGCTGGACGAGTATTCCCGGCGGCTCGAGGAGAAGGTGCGGAAGCACCCCGAGCAGTACTTCTGGTTCCACAAGAAGTGGAAGGCGCTGCCGGAGATCCTCGAGCGTTACAAGGGGCGGGGATGA